GAATGTGAAAATTTGCGGTGTTTCGTTTTGCGACAAAGAAAACGCTTTTGTCGCTTACAAAATTGTATTCTAAAAAAAATAAGCACTGATTTAATCGCTGATTTAATCACTGGTTAAAACAGTGTTCGGATAACATATTATCTTTAATTAACGCTTTTTTTGCAAAAATGAAAAAAAAAGGATGGCGACCTTCGCCCAAATATTATTTTATCAGTAATTACAAATGTAAATTTTAGGAGGGTTTTATGCCTGCTTCCGTTGTAAACATATCTTTTAAGAATGATTTTTTATTTCAAATAGACCAAATCGCCAGCGATGAAGCGAGAACAAGGTCGGAGCTTATCAGAGAAGCGGTGAGACTGTATATCAGTCGTAAAAATGAGTTTGGCAGGTTATTCAAAATCGGAAAACAAATCGGCGCGACCTTGGAAATTTCCGAAGCCGATGTTATGGGCGAAATAAAAAAGTCCAAAAGATGTAGAGTGTAAATGAAATTAGTTTTAGACACAAATGTTTTCGTTTCGGCATTTTATTGGGGTGGAAATCCGCAAATAATAATAAACAGAATTGTTGAAGGGATAGACACTTTATACATATCAAACGAAATAATTAACGAGTTATTTGATGTTATGTCCAGACCAAAATTCAAAACGGCACCCGATGTTATTGAAA
This Chitinivibrionia bacterium DNA region includes the following protein-coding sequences:
- a CDS encoding ribbon-helix-helix domain-containing protein, whose amino-acid sequence is MPASVVNISFKNDFLFQIDQIASDEARTRSELIREAVRLYISRKNEFGRLFKIGKQIGATLEISEADVMGEIKKSKRCRV